GGCCGACcacgcggcctcggcggcgccggaggcccAGCaatccgcgcccgccgcgccggcgcgggggtCAAGGAAGCGGGCCCGCGCGTCGCGCCGCGCGCCGACGACGGTGCTCACCACCGACACCTCCAACTTCCGCGCCATGGTGCAGGAGTTCACCGGCATCCCCGCCCCGcccttcgccggcggcgcggcgtcgggCGCGCGCTCCCGCTTCGACCACCTCTTcccctcccgctcctcctcctccgccgccgccgcggcgcttcCGCAGTACCTCCTCCGCCCATTCGCGCACAGCAAGCAGCTCCACGCGTACCCGCCGCCCTTCACCTCGCCCTCCacgtccccgccggcgccggccaacGCCGCCATTGGGGcttccacaaactcatcggccgtGGCGCCCGGGGACGGCTACCAGCAGCAGCTCACGACAGCCGCGCCGTCCGCTCTTCTCGGGATGCAAGATCACGGCAGCAGCGGCAACAGCAGCTACCTCTCCTTCCAGAGCACCCTCGGCGGCGCGCAGCTCGACGGCAGCGACGCGAACAAGCACCCCTTGTTCGACCACCGCGGcgtgtcgccgccgtcgcccgccacgAGGCTGCAGGACCCGATGGACTTCCTGGGCCTCGCGCACTTGCACCCGCGGAACGGTGACCGCGGCGACGAGCTGTCCGGCCTGGTCGGCGGCTGCAAGGCGACCTACTCCTCGGCGCCGCCTCTTCTGGAGCGCAATGGACCGCGtcccccgccggccggcgcatCCACGGCGACAacgacggcgacgccggtggtggcggctaCGGCGGCCATGCGGACGCAAGGCGTGGACTCATGGGTCTGCAGTACGTTGGAGTAGGCTACCGATTTAATTACTTTCTCCTTTTCAAGAATCCAATTGAGAGAGTAGTACATGACGGAGAGAGCAGATTTTGATTTGTCCTGTTTCTGTTGTTTGAATTTGAATTGCATGCCTGTGCCAGTTCAGATTAGACAGACGAAGAAAA
The genomic region above belongs to Setaria italica strain Yugu1 chromosome VI, Setaria_italica_v2.0, whole genome shotgun sequence and contains:
- the LOC101757222 gene encoding verprolin encodes the protein MDSGNSGSLHSSSGGDDEFDAACGGGADSSSSSPLSALLRQQGFGGGGASSLIYGLQELGAPPLSHWCSTTTAPLPPAGAGASAAPPASMPFHSGLAAASAPAADHAASAAPEAQQSAPAAPARGSRKRARASRRAPTTVLTTDTSNFRAMVQEFTGIPAPPFAGGAASGARSRFDHLFPSRSSSSAAAAALPQYLLRPFAHSKQLHAYPPPFTSPSTSPPAPANAAIGASTNSSAVAPGDGYQQQLTTAAPSALLGMQDHGSSGNSSYLSFQSTLGGAQLDGSDANKHPLFDHRGVSPPSPATRLQDPMDFLGLAHLHPRNGDRGDELSGLVGGCKATYSSAPPLLERNGPRPPPAGASTATTTATPVVAATAAMRTQGVDSWVCSTLE